From Acidimicrobiia bacterium, the proteins below share one genomic window:
- a CDS encoding ABC transporter permease subunit (The N-terminal region of this protein, as described by TIGR01726, is a three transmembrane segment that identifies a subfamily of ABC transporter permease subunits, which specificities that include histidine, arginine, glutamine, glutamate, L-cystine (sic), the opines (in Agrobacterium) octopine and nopaline, etc.) — protein QTATPRSAHERPPFWRDATVLKWAAQIAVLLGLVFVAVIAARSAARNLEAQGLTFSWRFLSDPPGIQLSEGFATLPESGLEAILVGVVNMLRVTASGVVAATILGIVIGIARLSSNWLVNKSSTVYVETIRNIPLLLQIVFWAAVFVSFPNLESEGSGPIEGWLYATNKGLSIPWFFPREAFWQWFVFVVAGAVAARFAFRWRVRVLEETGQEAHAVGYSLAAFLIFAVVGWFAHPLAGAIGWIFGGLAWLFGSIPMLLMQIILAVLALGLAAWWIKRFLDSLRSPAGLARLTDDDIFRMGLAGAMGLVAAVVFFLVPGITEGINLGLERLFQFWDTKFDFLRTGTVLEFGRPTVETPGRFAGFGLTGMTMSGPFFGVWMGVTLYTAAFIAEIVRGGILAVAKGQSEAGLALGLKRSQLLRMIILPQAFRIILPPMGNQYLNLAKNTSLGIAVGYAEVVAVGQTLFNQTGATIQVILIWMGFYLLVSLTLSSIVNWYNRRVALVER, from the coding sequence CAGACGGCCACTCCGAGATCAGCCCACGAGCGACCCCCATTCTGGAGGGACGCAACAGTTCTGAAGTGGGCTGCCCAGATTGCCGTTCTGCTCGGACTCGTCTTCGTGGCTGTGATCGCGGCTCGCAGCGCCGCCAGGAACCTCGAGGCCCAGGGCCTCACGTTCTCGTGGCGATTCCTCAGCGATCCTCCGGGGATTCAACTCTCGGAAGGCTTCGCGACGCTACCCGAATCGGGACTCGAAGCAATCCTGGTCGGTGTGGTGAACATGTTGCGGGTGACCGCGTCCGGTGTTGTCGCCGCAACGATCCTCGGGATCGTGATAGGTATTGCCAGGCTCTCCTCCAACTGGTTGGTGAACAAGTCTTCGACGGTCTACGTCGAGACGATTCGCAACATACCTCTCCTGCTCCAGATCGTGTTCTGGGCCGCCGTCTTCGTCTCCTTCCCCAACCTGGAATCGGAGGGTTCGGGTCCGATCGAGGGGTGGCTGTACGCCACCAACAAGGGCTTGTCGATTCCGTGGTTCTTCCCGCGTGAGGCTTTCTGGCAGTGGTTCGTCTTCGTGGTCGCAGGAGCGGTCGCCGCTCGATTTGCGTTCAGGTGGCGCGTCAGGGTCTTGGAGGAGACCGGGCAGGAAGCCCACGCCGTTGGTTATTCGCTGGCCGCCTTTCTGATCTTCGCCGTCGTCGGCTGGTTTGCCCACCCCCTTGCCGGAGCCATCGGATGGATCTTCGGCGGCCTGGCGTGGCTGTTCGGCAGCATCCCGATGCTGCTCATGCAGATCATCCTGGCCGTCCTGGCGCTCGGCCTGGCCGCCTGGTGGATAAAACGGTTCCTCGACTCGCTGCGCAGCCCCGCAGGTCTGGCGAGACTGACAGACGATGACATATTCCGCATGGGTCTCGCCGGCGCGATGGGTCTGGTCGCCGCAGTCGTCTTCTTCTTGGTCCCGGGCATCACCGAAGGCATCAACCTCGGGCTCGAGCGGCTCTTCCAGTTCTGGGACACCAAGTTCGACTTCCTCCGGACCGGTACCGTGCTCGAATTCGGACGCCCCACAGTCGAAACACCTGGACGGTTCGCCGGATTCGGGTTGACCGGCATGACGATGAGCGGGCCATTCTTCGGTGTATGGATGGGAGTGACGCTCTATACGGCGGCGTTCATAGCAGAGATCGTGCGCGGTGGAATCCTGGCCGTCGCCAAGGGACAGTCTGAGGCCGGGCTGGCTCTGGGCCTCAAGCGAAGCCAGCTGCTGCGGATGATCATCCTCCCGCAGGCATTTCGTATCATCCTCCCGCCGATGGGCAACCAGTACCTCAATCTGGCCAAGAACACGTCTCTCGGAATTGCAGTGGGATACGCCGAGGTGGTCGCCGTCGGGCAGACCCTCTTCAATCAGACCGGTGCAACGATCCAAGTCATCCTGATCTGGATGGGTTTCTACCTGCTGGTCAGCTTGACCCTCTCTTCCATCGTCAACTGGTACAACCGCCGAGTCGCACTGGTGGAGCGCTGA
- a CDS encoding amino acid ABC transporter permease produces MTDPIVNEVQQSESAPERQSAGAIRWAKENLFSSVLNSILSLLMLAIIVFFVRGVLSYSFSEDRLWNVIPRNMKLYWTEAYPVAEMTRTWVSLGVVVVLTGLSLAVWRVGGRTSPRQFGRTLASLGITGLVIAVLAEASAGIRIGAAVAGLVLILAGQAVRLSAGPRFKEETIHIRSILLGVLVIIGVIVWILPIESGTKVSLSIQGALLVVSYLLGELVAGRVSGGLLRGVLVGLWMLSLPVIYLVIQRAPVVTDVPLMSVFLPAVLGFIVVGGAFLWWAGSADSGDPERLASGVLVLAALGSWAVSVPMLVRFLLLGLAGFALAAPTFGGTSKAQKNIVVAWSAVVLLTAYFMAMMQADTGLEGLQGEFIGGLNLTFLLALAGLAISFPIGIMLALGRTSSMPIFRLLSTGYIETVRGVPLITVLFFANLVINRFLPREVELDDVVKAIVAVALFSAAYLAENVRGGLQSIPKGQYEAAKAMGLSTVQTTVFITLPQALRSVIPALVGQVISLFKDTSLVAIIGLADFLRVARDIVPNQPASLGSLRESLLFAMVIYWIFTFNVSRASLKLERKLGVGER; encoded by the coding sequence ATGACAGACCCGATCGTCAACGAAGTACAGCAGTCCGAGAGTGCTCCGGAGAGGCAGTCGGCCGGCGCGATTCGCTGGGCGAAGGAGAACCTCTTCTCGTCGGTACTCAACTCGATCCTCTCGCTCCTGATGCTTGCCATCATCGTTTTCTTTGTCAGAGGGGTACTGAGTTACTCGTTCTCCGAAGACAGGCTCTGGAACGTCATCCCGCGGAACATGAAGCTCTATTGGACCGAGGCATACCCGGTAGCCGAGATGACCCGTACTTGGGTTTCACTCGGGGTTGTCGTCGTTCTCACCGGACTGAGCCTGGCGGTCTGGAGGGTCGGCGGCAGAACGTCTCCCCGTCAGTTCGGGCGCACTCTCGCCTCCCTGGGTATCACCGGCCTCGTGATAGCGGTCCTCGCCGAGGCGTCGGCCGGAATCCGGATCGGCGCAGCAGTGGCCGGACTCGTTCTGATCCTGGCCGGACAAGCCGTTCGTCTGTCGGCAGGACCCCGTTTCAAAGAGGAGACGATCCACATTCGCAGCATCCTGCTCGGCGTCCTGGTGATAATCGGGGTCATCGTCTGGATTCTGCCGATCGAGTCGGGTACCAAGGTCAGCTTGAGCATCCAGGGCGCCCTGCTCGTGGTTTCCTACCTCCTGGGCGAGTTGGTGGCGGGGCGCGTGTCGGGCGGGCTTTTGCGAGGCGTTCTCGTTGGACTGTGGATGCTGTCGCTCCCCGTCATCTACCTGGTGATCCAGCGGGCACCGGTTGTCACAGACGTGCCGCTGATGTCCGTGTTCCTGCCGGCGGTGCTCGGGTTCATCGTCGTCGGCGGAGCATTCCTCTGGTGGGCAGGATCCGCCGACTCCGGAGATCCGGAACGTCTTGCTTCAGGTGTCCTCGTGCTGGCCGCCCTGGGTTCGTGGGCGGTGTCGGTGCCGATGCTGGTTCGTTTCCTCCTCCTCGGCCTGGCGGGTTTCGCACTTGCCGCGCCGACCTTCGGAGGAACCTCGAAGGCACAGAAGAACATCGTCGTTGCCTGGTCGGCCGTGGTCTTGCTCACGGCTTACTTCATGGCGATGATGCAGGCGGACACCGGCCTCGAAGGACTTCAGGGAGAGTTCATCGGCGGCCTCAATCTGACCTTCCTGCTGGCGCTCGCCGGCCTGGCGATCTCGTTCCCGATCGGAATCATGCTCGCCCTGGGCCGGACCTCATCGATGCCCATCTTCCGGTTGCTGAGCACCGGCTACATCGAGACGGTGCGCGGAGTGCCTCTCATCACCGTGCTCTTCTTCGCCAACCTGGTGATCAACCGCTTCCTCCCGCGTGAAGTGGAACTGGACGACGTGGTGAAGGCGATCGTGGCGGTCGCATTGTTCTCTGCGGCCTATCTGGCCGAGAACGTCCGTGGTGGCCTCCAATCGATTCCGAAGGGCCAGTACGAGGCGGCGAAGGCGATGGGGTTGTCGACCGTCCAGACGACCGTGTTCATCACGCTCCCGCAAGCACTCAGGTCGGTCATACCCGCACTGGTCGGCCAGGTCATTTCGCTGTTCAAGGACACGTCGCTCGTGGCGATCATCGGACTGGCCGACTTCCTGCGGGTGGCTCGCGACATCGTGCCCAATCAGCCGGCGTCGCTCGGAAGCCTCCGGGAGAGCCTGCTGTTTGCGATGGTGATCTACTGGATCTTCACATTCAATGTCAGTCGCGCCAGCTTGAAGTTGGAGCGAAAGCTCGGCGTCGGCGAGCGGTAA
- a CDS encoding amino acid ABC transporter ATP-binding protein, which yields MPGDKDIIISEGVKKWFGDFQALKGVTTNIKEGEVVVIIGPSGSGKSTFIRCINRLEVHQEGRIIVDGVELTNDLRNIEKIRSEVGMVFQQFNLFPHLTVMQNITLAPIWVRKHTRAEAEATAMALLERVGIPEQAQKFPGQLSGGQQQRVAIARSLAMEPRIMLFDEPTSALDPEMIKEVLDVMKELARSGMTMLVVTHEMGFAKEVADRVLFFDYGNIVEAGTPEHFFTNPQHDRTKLFLSQIL from the coding sequence GTGCCAGGCGACAAAGACATCATCATCAGCGAGGGCGTCAAGAAATGGTTTGGGGATTTCCAGGCGTTGAAGGGCGTAACGACCAACATCAAAGAAGGTGAAGTGGTCGTCATCATCGGCCCCTCGGGGTCGGGCAAGTCGACATTCATCCGCTGCATCAACCGGCTCGAAGTTCACCAGGAAGGCCGCATAATCGTGGATGGAGTTGAACTCACCAACGATTTGCGCAACATCGAGAAGATCCGCTCAGAGGTCGGCATGGTGTTCCAGCAGTTCAACCTCTTCCCGCATCTGACCGTGATGCAGAACATCACTCTCGCCCCCATCTGGGTTCGCAAGCACACGAGAGCCGAGGCGGAGGCTACCGCGATGGCCTTGCTAGAGCGGGTCGGCATTCCGGAACAGGCACAGAAGTTCCCCGGGCAGCTCTCCGGCGGCCAGCAACAGCGTGTGGCGATCGCCCGTTCTCTGGCGATGGAGCCACGGATCATGCTCTTCGACGAGCCTACCTCCGCGCTCGACCCGGAGATGATCAAGGAGGTCCTCGACGTGATGAAGGAGCTGGCCAGGTCGGGCATGACCATGCTGGTCGTAACGCACGAGATGGGCTTTGCCAAGGAAGTGGCCGATCGCGTCCTGTTCTTCGACTACGGCAACATCGTCGAAGCCGGCACACCGGAGCATTTCTTCACGAATCCTCAGCACGACAGGACGAAGCTGTTCCTGAGTCAGATTCTCTGA
- a CDS encoding ABC transporter permease subunit: MLATVLTKNVLDRWKGITVGAVSIGLLLLMGMSVYRDIDLSVYTSMPEAVRSLMGIAEDTDAGGLAYGAIYASYGALTLAALALSMGSASIAGEERNGTMGLLLGNPKSRTHVLASKAASLIGLTGIGALILWAFGEATPALLDVQIGGMHIAALAWHMFVISVFHGFLAMAIGAWTGRTGLASGVASGIMVLSFIGVGLFPLIEGLENVAKIFPWYYYSAAEPVLNGVDWGHIGVLLAGIAVLGAAAVVGLNRRDLRGQSTGVSLLDRLRAHPMTKKVADRLAGSARVSKIWIKTLTEHQGLLIIVSYVEFLIMGVLIGPMYNWIDEFLIDMGKSFPEAILSLFGGGDLGTPEGFYQIETFGMMAPIAVMVVTIAIGARALAGEEANRTMGLLLANPIKRSKIVYEKTVSIVVGAAIVGFATFSGVALGSIIGGLGMSVGNIAATCLLVTLLGMVFGALSLAFSAATGRPRFAAFGTVGLALILFVLHAFLPLSESLAGLAKWTPFYYYLTSDPLMNGMHWGHGAVLAGLFAGLLALSVGLFNRRDIRQTG, encoded by the coding sequence ATGCTGGCCACCGTCCTCACCAAGAACGTCCTCGATAGATGGAAGGGGATCACAGTCGGGGCGGTCAGCATCGGCCTGCTGCTCCTGATGGGCATGTCGGTATATCGCGACATCGATCTCTCCGTGTACACGAGCATGCCGGAGGCGGTTCGCTCGCTGATGGGGATCGCCGAGGACACGGATGCAGGCGGCCTCGCCTACGGTGCCATCTACGCCTCGTACGGCGCGCTCACGCTGGCGGCGTTGGCCCTCTCGATGGGCTCGGCGTCGATCGCCGGCGAAGAACGAAACGGCACGATGGGCCTGCTTCTCGGCAATCCCAAGAGCCGCACACACGTCCTCGCGTCGAAGGCGGCTTCCCTGATAGGCCTCACGGGAATCGGTGCTCTGATCCTCTGGGCATTCGGCGAGGCGACCCCGGCCCTGCTGGATGTCCAGATCGGCGGCATGCACATCGCCGCCCTCGCCTGGCACATGTTCGTCATATCGGTCTTCCACGGATTCCTGGCAATGGCCATCGGCGCCTGGACCGGCAGGACCGGACTGGCGTCGGGTGTTGCGTCCGGAATCATGGTTCTCTCCTTCATCGGTGTCGGGCTCTTCCCTCTCATCGAAGGCCTCGAAAACGTCGCGAAGATCTTCCCGTGGTACTACTACTCGGCCGCCGAACCAGTATTGAACGGGGTCGACTGGGGTCACATCGGCGTCCTCCTCGCCGGAATCGCGGTGCTCGGAGCGGCAGCCGTCGTGGGGTTGAACCGGCGCGACCTTCGCGGACAGAGCACCGGCGTTTCACTACTGGACCGTCTGCGAGCACACCCCATGACCAAGAAGGTCGCCGATCGTCTCGCCGGATCGGCGCGGGTTTCAAAGATCTGGATCAAGACCCTCACCGAGCACCAGGGACTCCTCATAATCGTGTCCTACGTGGAGTTCCTGATCATGGGCGTCCTCATCGGACCGATGTACAACTGGATCGACGAGTTTCTCATCGACATGGGCAAGTCCTTCCCCGAAGCGATCCTCAGTTTGTTCGGCGGAGGAGATCTGGGGACTCCTGAGGGTTTTTACCAGATAGAGACGTTCGGCATGATGGCACCGATTGCGGTAATGGTCGTCACGATCGCCATCGGGGCACGGGCCCTCGCCGGAGAGGAAGCGAACCGCACCATGGGCCTGCTGCTCGCCAATCCGATCAAGCGATCGAAGATCGTGTACGAGAAGACCGTATCGATCGTCGTCGGCGCCGCGATCGTCGGTTTTGCCACGTTCTCCGGCGTTGCACTCGGTTCGATCATCGGCGGCCTGGGGATGAGCGTGGGCAACATCGCGGCCACCTGCCTGCTGGTGACACTCCTCGGGATGGTGTTCGGAGCTCTGTCGCTGGCCTTTAGTGCCGCAACGGGACGACCCCGTTTCGCCGCCTTCGGAACGGTCGGATTGGCACTGATCCTGTTCGTGCTCCACGCCTTCCTTCCGCTCAGCGAGAGCCTCGCAGGCCTGGCCAAGTGGACACCGTTCTACTATTACCTGACCAGCGACCCGCTGATGAACGGAATGCACTGGGGCCACGGGGCGGTCCTGGCCGGCTTGTTCGCAGGGTTATTGGCGCTATCCGTCGGACTGTTCAATCGGCGCGACATCAGACAAACCGGATGA
- a CDS encoding ABC transporter ATP-binding protein, which yields MTEQIAIHTEGLTKHYGEVQALVDLDLDIRPGEIFGFLGPNGAGKTTMIRTILDEIRPTAGSASILGLDSHARSVEIRRHIGYVPGDLAMYPNLTGRDTLTYFANLRGGVDWSYVEVLADRLDADLDKKVGDLSSGNRQKVGLIQAFMNRPDLLIMDEPSSGLDPLVQREFQKMMREVAAEGRTVFLSSHTLSEVQRVANRVGIIRHGKLIAVEDVAGLRSKAIRTVNIFFDGPVSGSAFEGLPGVREVSAQNEHVTLSFDGQMETLLKVVTEQFHVLDITTHEADLEEIFLTYYRDEEVSA from the coding sequence ATGACCGAGCAGATCGCCATCCACACCGAAGGACTCACCAAGCACTACGGAGAGGTGCAGGCTCTCGTTGATCTTGATCTGGACATCCGGCCGGGTGAGATCTTCGGATTTCTCGGGCCGAACGGGGCAGGTAAGACGACGATGATCCGCACGATCCTCGACGAGATCCGGCCGACGGCCGGATCGGCATCGATTCTCGGCCTGGACTCCCACGCCCGGTCGGTGGAGATCCGGCGTCACATCGGCTACGTACCGGGTGATCTGGCGATGTATCCCAACCTCACCGGCCGGGACACGCTCACCTATTTCGCCAACCTGCGCGGCGGCGTCGACTGGTCGTACGTCGAGGTCCTGGCCGATAGGCTCGATGCCGATCTCGACAAGAAGGTGGGCGACCTCTCTTCCGGCAACCGGCAGAAGGTCGGCCTGATCCAGGCTTTCATGAACCGGCCGGATCTCCTGATCATGGATGAGCCCAGCTCCGGACTCGATCCTCTGGTGCAGCGAGAGTTCCAGAAGATGATGCGGGAGGTAGCCGCAGAGGGTCGCACGGTGTTCCTGTCCAGCCACACGCTGTCGGAGGTGCAGCGAGTAGCCAACCGTGTCGGCATCATCCGCCACGGCAAACTGATCGCAGTCGAAGACGTGGCCGGCCTGCGGTCGAAAGCCATCCGCACGGTGAACATCTTCTTCGACGGCCCGGTCAGCGGATCTGCTTTCGAAGGCCTCCCCGGCGTACGCGAGGTGAGCGCGCAGAATGAACACGTGACCCTCTCCTTCGATGGACAGATGGAGACCTTGCTCAAGGTCGTCACCGAGCAATTCCACGTTCTCGACATCACCACCCACGAAGCCGACCTCGAAGAGATCTTCCTCACCTACTACCGCGATGAGGAGGTATCTGCCTGA
- a CDS encoding TetR family transcriptional regulator produces MRSSIDDRTAKARIRDAAMECFAADGIDSTSLRTIAAAAGVSAGLVIHHFGSKDALRIACDEHVAARIREQKASAMAQGAGVDPLAALRSAAGGPPLLRYLARTIVDGSSHVDDLVDELVNDAVGYMETGVAAGLLTPSDIPRRRAALLTLWSLGGVVLHKHMERLLGVDITADFSRDPESAAAYVLPALDVLGGVVTDVTKNLWTEAFADASDDAKETA; encoded by the coding sequence ATGCGTTCAAGCATCGATGACCGCACGGCGAAAGCCCGCATCCGAGATGCGGCAATGGAGTGTTTCGCCGCCGACGGTATCGATTCCACGAGCCTCCGCACCATTGCAGCTGCCGCCGGCGTGTCGGCCGGTTTGGTGATTCACCACTTCGGCTCGAAGGATGCCCTGCGGATCGCCTGCGACGAGCACGTCGCCGCCCGGATCCGCGAGCAGAAAGCCAGCGCGATGGCCCAGGGGGCCGGTGTCGACCCCCTGGCGGCATTGCGGTCCGCGGCCGGCGGACCGCCCCTGCTTCGCTACCTGGCGCGCACCATCGTGGACGGGTCTTCCCACGTCGACGATCTGGTCGACGAACTGGTGAACGACGCGGTCGGCTACATGGAGACCGGAGTCGCCGCAGGTCTCCTCACCCCGAGCGACATCCCTCGCCGGCGAGCCGCTCTGCTCACGCTTTGGTCGCTCGGAGGTGTCGTTCTCCACAAGCACATGGAGCGCCTGCTCGGCGTGGACATCACCGCCGACTTCTCTCGAGATCCTGAGTCGGCCGCCGCCTATGTGCTGCCTGCGCTGGATGTGCTGGGCGGAGTAGTCACCGACGTCACAAAGAACCTATGGACCGAGGCGTTCGCCGACGCCTCCGACGACGCAAAGGAAACCGCATGA
- a CDS encoding SPFH domain-containing protein: protein MIGLLIVLALMAIVIAAMGLKVVRPFEQGLIEFLGRYERTVGEGLRWVMPFVKRMTKVDMRERVIDVPPQEVITKDNVVVTVDAVIYYEATDPVKLQYNVQNFAQAVIKLAQTNLRNVIGDLQLDEALTSRELINTTLRAILDEATDKWGTRVVRVEIQRIEPPPDVTDAMHRQMKAERDRRAIVTEAEGQKRSAILKAEGVKEAQILRAEGEAEAIKRVADADKYQKLTVAEGEGQAIERVFGAIHTGDPTPDLIAIRYLEALQGIADGQATKIFLPLETSGILGSLGALRDLFIDVEPAGAAKATRVTASNPVFEPGEEPANDPM, encoded by the coding sequence TTGATTGGATTACTGATCGTCCTCGCGTTGATGGCGATCGTGATCGCCGCGATGGGCCTCAAGGTGGTTCGCCCGTTCGAACAGGGGCTCATCGAGTTCCTGGGTAGGTACGAGCGAACGGTGGGAGAAGGCCTGCGCTGGGTCATGCCATTCGTGAAGCGCATGACGAAGGTCGACATGCGTGAGCGGGTCATCGACGTTCCCCCGCAAGAGGTCATCACCAAGGACAACGTGGTAGTCACCGTCGACGCGGTCATCTACTACGAGGCAACGGATCCGGTGAAGCTCCAGTACAACGTGCAGAACTTCGCCCAGGCGGTCATCAAGCTGGCCCAGACGAACCTTCGTAACGTCATCGGCGACCTGCAGCTCGACGAGGCTTTGACTTCGCGGGAGCTGATCAACACGACGCTGCGAGCGATCCTCGACGAAGCGACCGACAAATGGGGAACCCGCGTTGTCCGTGTCGAGATCCAGCGGATCGAGCCGCCACCCGACGTCACCGACGCCATGCACCGCCAGATGAAGGCCGAGCGCGATCGGCGTGCAATCGTGACGGAGGCCGAAGGTCAGAAGCGGTCCGCCATCCTCAAAGCGGAGGGCGTGAAGGAAGCCCAGATCCTGCGAGCCGAGGGTGAAGCAGAGGCCATCAAGCGTGTGGCCGACGCAGACAAGTACCAGAAGCTCACGGTCGCCGAAGGTGAAGGGCAGGCCATCGAGCGAGTGTTCGGTGCCATCCACACCGGCGACCCGACACCCGACTTGATCGCCATCCGCTACCTGGAGGCTCTGCAGGGAATCGCAGACGGACAGGCAACGAAGATCTTCCTGCCGCTGGAGACTTCGGGCATTCTCGGGAGCCTCGGCGCTCTTCGCGACCTGTTCATCGACGTCGAACCGGCGGGCGCCGCCAAGGCGACCCGGGTCACGGCGAGCAATCCGGTGTTCGAACCAGGTGAGGAACCGGCCAACGACCCGATGTAG
- a CDS encoding NfeD family protein: protein MSVEFLMEVHVSTDRSVTETAADCERYWLQTHVPRKTANEMRIELEQHLSEAASEGKTPTMVVGPDIAAFAEAWAAEQRSRTSGDLPTWQEVKSGAAERRRSAQMAFLLYIVSIAAVTALGYWIGKGDEGMDFEVWRWVWTILAVVMLIGEMFTAGFFLLPFGIGAGAAALLAWFEAGPAAQWITFFVVSIISLFFVRRFVHHQDDHEPTPVGSNRYLHAKAIVLETIDPAASTGMVRMESEKWRATTEGEIIEEGTPVRVIRITGSRLVVTEDDRA from the coding sequence GTGTCAGTCGAGTTCTTGATGGAGGTACACGTGTCGACCGATAGATCAGTGACCGAAACGGCCGCCGACTGCGAGCGCTATTGGTTGCAGACACATGTGCCGCGCAAAACGGCGAACGAGATGCGTATCGAGCTGGAACAACACCTCAGCGAGGCGGCGAGCGAGGGCAAGACCCCCACCATGGTGGTGGGACCCGACATTGCCGCATTCGCAGAGGCCTGGGCGGCGGAGCAGCGCAGCCGCACATCAGGGGATCTGCCGACGTGGCAAGAGGTCAAGAGTGGCGCAGCCGAGCGCCGGCGGAGTGCACAGATGGCGTTCCTCCTCTACATAGTTTCGATTGCAGCGGTTACGGCGCTTGGGTACTGGATTGGGAAAGGAGACGAGGGAATGGACTTTGAGGTATGGCGCTGGGTCTGGACGATCCTCGCCGTCGTCATGTTGATCGGCGAGATGTTCACAGCGGGGTTCTTCCTGCTGCCGTTCGGCATCGGAGCCGGCGCGGCGGCATTGCTCGCCTGGTTCGAGGCAGGGCCGGCGGCCCAGTGGATCACGTTCTTCGTGGTGTCGATCATCTCGCTCTTCTTCGTGCGGCGGTTCGTCCACCACCAGGACGACCATGAGCCGACCCCGGTAGGAAGCAACCGTTACCTCCACGCCAAGGCCATCGTCCTCGAGACGATCGACCCCGCAGCAAGCACGGGCATGGTGCGGATGGAGTCGGAGAAGTGGCGGGCTACGACCGAGGGCGAGATCATCGAGGAGGGCACTCCGGTCAGGGTGATTCGTATCACCGGATCCCGCCTGGTGGTGACGGAAGACGATCGGGCATGA